The following is a genomic window from Spirosoma foliorum.
AGGCCACCGGGTCATGATTCAGGTGCAAAGTACCTGGTTCCCACTTATCGACCGTAACCCACAGAAGTATGTGGATAACATCTTTAAAGCCGACGAAAAAGACTTTCAGAAAGCCACGCATCGGGTATATGATAGCTCAGTTATTGAGGTGCAGGTACTGAAATAAGACAAACTGACGAGTTATCTTGTTGAAAGGGGGCTGTGATGTCGGTTTCTCAAAACCGACACCGAGAGGTTGCCTAAAACTTAGTCATAAACAGTAGAGAAGGTTTTGAGAAACCTCACGGTGCCAGATGTAAGCATCTGGCACCACAAAATACTACAAAAAAAGAGTTAAGCAACTAAAAAAACAACGTATGAAAGCCATCTGGAACGGCCAAACAATTGCCGAAAGCAACGACACGGTTGTGGTCGAAAACAACCATTATTTCCCAAAAGAATCGGTGAATCCTGAATTTTTGGCTGATAGTCAAACGCATACGACCTGTCCCTGGAAAGGGCTGGCTTCGTATTACTCGTTGGCCGTTGACGGCAAGACCAATACCGATGCGGCCTGGTATTATCCTGACCCTAAATCGGCTGCGAATCAGATTAAAGATCGGGTAGCATTCTGGAAGGGGGTTCAGGTTGTCGAATGATTCAGATTGAGAAGCTAACCAAACGATTTGCCTCGCACGTAGCGGTCGATGGGGTTTCGCTAAGCATTGGG
Proteins encoded in this region:
- a CDS encoding DUF427 domain-containing protein, with the translated sequence MKAIWNGQTIAESNDTVVVENNHYFPKESVNPEFLADSQTHTTCPWKGLASYYSLAVDGKTNTDAAWYYPDPKSAANQIKDRVAFWKGVQVVE